The proteins below are encoded in one region of Fervidicoccaceae archaeon:
- a CDS encoding geranylgeranyl reductase family protein, producing MGSLRYDVVVVGAGPAGSALAYFLTRGSEYSIAVVESKSWEEVWSKPCGNALGAHHVERLGLPEPSGPSLMQSVRSVRVFSPSSRNYVEVRGRGYIIDRKSYGQLLLREAERKGAELLLETRVLEPLLDSDGVVGIRASARGGTFEIRSELVVDASGVAAIVRRKLPREWPLAEQLDARDSNIAYRILAEVEEVEEPEVLRIYLDQEAAPGGYWWLFPHGGDLVNIGLGVQGGRNLSPASLLESLLSRRSIIKIKRHVASGGAQVPTRRPLDTLVWKGIAAVGDSAFHVNPLHGGGIGYAMTSAYCLSEALRSAAERGLPTSLESLWAANICYMHELGARQAALDLVRMFLQRLENEDLEFLIERGVVSGEDVDVLGKRAEIRDSVLNRVSSELSVLLKMAKRPKLLLSLGLLSSSVKRIKKIYEEYPLRPEELPTWSTRVRREMAVFEKELEKY from the coding sequence TTGGGCTCTCTCCGCTACGACGTGGTCGTGGTGGGGGCGGGGCCGGCAGGCTCCGCTCTAGCTTATTTTCTCACCAGAGGATCCGAGTACAGCATAGCAGTCGTAGAGTCTAAGTCCTGGGAAGAGGTCTGGAGCAAACCTTGCGGCAACGCGCTCGGAGCCCATCACGTAGAGAGGCTGGGCCTGCCCGAGCCCTCCGGCCCCTCGCTGATGCAGAGCGTGCGATCCGTGAGGGTGTTCTCGCCGAGCTCCAGGAACTACGTTGAGGTGCGGGGCAGGGGCTACATAATAGACAGGAAATCCTACGGACAGCTCCTCCTAAGAGAAGCCGAGAGGAAAGGCGCGGAGCTTCTGCTAGAGACGAGAGTCCTCGAGCCATTGCTCGACTCCGATGGTGTGGTTGGGATAAGGGCCTCGGCTCGCGGGGGCACGTTCGAAATCCGCTCAGAGCTAGTAGTAGACGCGAGCGGCGTCGCGGCGATCGTTAGGAGGAAGTTGCCACGGGAGTGGCCCCTAGCGGAGCAGCTAGATGCGAGAGACTCCAATATAGCTTATAGGATTCTAGCAGAAGTCGAGGAGGTCGAAGAGCCCGAGGTCCTCAGAATATACTTGGATCAAGAAGCGGCTCCGGGAGGCTATTGGTGGCTCTTCCCCCACGGCGGTGATCTCGTGAACATAGGCCTAGGCGTGCAGGGAGGGCGTAATCTAAGTCCAGCATCGCTGCTTGAGAGTCTGCTCTCAAGGAGGAGTATTATCAAGATTAAGAGACACGTGGCAAGCGGGGGGGCGCAGGTTCCGACGAGAAGACCACTGGACACGCTCGTGTGGAAAGGAATAGCGGCAGTGGGAGACTCGGCCTTCCACGTGAACCCCTTACATGGTGGAGGAATAGGTTACGCTATGACTTCGGCTTATTGTCTCTCCGAGGCTCTGAGAAGCGCTGCCGAGAGAGGGCTACCGACCTCGCTGGAGTCGTTGTGGGCAGCCAACATCTGCTATATGCACGAGCTCGGCGCTAGGCAGGCCGCGCTGGACCTAGTCAGGATGTTCTTGCAACGCCTTGAAAACGAGGACCTGGAATTCCTAATAGAAAGAGGCGTGGTGAGCGGCGAGGACGTAGACGTTCTGGGTAAGAGAGCCGAGATAAGAGACAGTGTACTTAATCGCGTGAGCTCAGAGCTTTCTGTCCTCCTAAAAATGGCCAAGAGGCCTAAGTTACTCTTGAGTCTGGGCCTTCTATCTTCGAGCGTGAAGAGGATAAAGAAGATCTACGAGGAGTACCCACTCAGACCGGAGGAGTTACCCACGTGGTCTACACGGGTTCGTCGAGAGATGGCAGTGTTCGAGAAAGAATTGGAAAAATATTAA
- a CDS encoding 50S ribosomal protein L5 has protein sequence MTPELKSGSAMVSFEEVLARVRERWRRNPMLRPRIAKVTVNVCLGESGERLLKVAEMLKKLTGQEPKLRRAKRTIREFGIKRGEPIAAAVTLRGEKALSFLKKALSAVGNRLKFSSFDEHGNVSFGIAEYVSIPGAVYDPNVGMFGMDVCITVERAGYRVARRRRRRTRIPKRHRVSREEAAALLAEELGVKIVP, from the coding sequence TTGACGCCAGAGCTGAAGTCCGGATCCGCGATGGTTAGCTTCGAGGAAGTCCTAGCAAGGGTCAGAGAGAGGTGGCGACGCAATCCAATGCTCAGACCTAGGATAGCCAAAGTCACTGTGAACGTGTGTCTAGGCGAGAGTGGCGAGAGGCTTCTCAAAGTCGCCGAGATGCTTAAGAAGTTGACAGGCCAAGAGCCGAAGCTCAGAAGAGCTAAGAGAACTATACGCGAGTTTGGAATAAAACGCGGGGAGCCCATAGCCGCAGCCGTAACACTCAGAGGAGAGAAGGCTCTGAGCTTTCTCAAAAAGGCCCTCAGTGCCGTAGGCAATAGATTAAAGTTCTCGAGCTTCGACGAGCACGGCAACGTGAGCTTTGGCATAGCCGAGTACGTCAGCATCCCCGGCGCAGTCTACGATCCGAACGTGGGGATGTTCGGTATGGATGTGTGCATCACAGTGGAGAGAGCCGGCTATAGAGTGGCTAGGCGGAGAAGAAGGCGTACCAGAATCCCCAAGAGGCATAGAGTCTCCAGAGAGGAGGCGGCTGCGCTTCTCGCCGAGGAACTCGGAGTGAAAATAGTCCCATGA
- a CDS encoding 30S ribosomal protein S4e — protein sequence MARMGGTRHLKPYAAPSFWPIPVKERPWTVKPSPGPHSANSSIPLLLVVRDLLGYATSAREARRIISSGLIRVDGVARKDYKFPVGPMDVIQVVPEHRFYRVIPDPTKFLKIVEVGEDEASIKPLKIVDKTTVKGGHIQLHLMDGRNVLIRVSDPRKPVEDVYETRGTLVIKLPSQEIVDYIPLQVNNYGLIMAGRNVGKHGRIAEIRRLEKRKGGEVTLVDDKNTTLRSLIDYVLVVGRERPLVTL from the coding sequence ATGGCCAGGATGGGCGGAACCAGACATCTGAAGCCATATGCGGCTCCGAGCTTTTGGCCTATCCCCGTGAAGGAGAGGCCCTGGACCGTCAAACCGTCGCCCGGTCCTCACTCCGCTAACTCATCGATCCCTCTGTTATTAGTGGTGAGAGACCTCCTGGGTTATGCTACTTCAGCTAGGGAGGCCAGGAGAATTATCTCGAGCGGTCTTATCCGAGTCGATGGAGTTGCCAGGAAAGATTACAAATTCCCCGTTGGTCCGATGGATGTGATCCAAGTGGTGCCCGAGCACAGATTCTACAGAGTGATCCCCGATCCTACCAAGTTCTTGAAAATAGTAGAGGTGGGAGAAGACGAGGCGTCAATAAAACCCCTCAAGATAGTCGACAAGACCACCGTGAAGGGAGGACACATCCAGCTGCACCTAATGGACGGTAGAAACGTCCTAATTCGCGTCTCGGATCCTAGAAAGCCCGTGGAGGACGTCTACGAGACTAGAGGGACGTTAGTGATCAAATTGCCCTCGCAGGAGATCGTGGACTACATTCCGCTCCAGGTAAACAACTACGGATTGATCATGGCTGGTAGAAACGTAGGTAAGCACGGTAGGATAGCCGAAATAAGACGCCTCGAGAAGAGGAAGGGAGGAGAAGTCACCCTAGTTGACGACAAGAACACCACCCTGAGGTCTCTCATAGACTACGTTCTGGTCGTCGGGAGAGAGAGGCCTCTAGTGACGCTGTGA
- a CDS encoding 30S ribosomal protein S17, protein MPKKKALRDPGVPGVELPKTTCDDENCPFHGSLKVRGLILEGVVVKSKMERTVVVRRDYLHYDEKYRRYERRKSILHAHNPPCINAKEGDVVIVGEVRPLSKTVSFVVLAVKR, encoded by the coding sequence TTGCCTAAGAAGAAGGCTTTGAGAGATCCCGGGGTCCCAGGAGTAGAGCTCCCTAAGACGACGTGCGACGACGAGAATTGCCCCTTCCATGGCTCTCTGAAAGTGAGAGGGCTGATTCTCGAGGGAGTGGTAGTGAAATCCAAGATGGAGAGGACCGTGGTGGTGCGACGCGATTACCTCCACTACGATGAAAAATACAGGAGATACGAGCGGAGAAAGAGCATACTACACGCTCATAATCCGCCCTGCATAAATGCCAAGGAAGGGGATGTCGTAATCGTGGGAGAAGTCCGGCCGTTGTCGAAGACCGTCTCGTTCGTCGTGCTGGCTGTTAAGAGGTAG
- a CDS encoding 50S ribosomal protein L32e produces the protein MSLSERAKTRRTLKRLLKRLRRRTPEFKRRLHNSLKKFERRDSWRKPKGNDNKMRLQLKGYPPIVKEGYRSARLIRGLHPSGLIPVVIANLKDAESLSPDKHVIYISSTVGLRKRVELERVLKERGFRIANERGVS, from the coding sequence TTGAGCCTCTCAGAGCGAGCCAAGACGCGGCGCACACTAAAAAGACTGCTAAAAAGGCTGAGGAGAAGAACTCCTGAGTTCAAGAGGAGACTCCACAACTCATTAAAGAAGTTCGAGCGAAGGGACTCGTGGAGGAAGCCGAAGGGTAACGACAATAAGATGAGGCTGCAGTTGAAAGGCTATCCGCCTATAGTAAAAGAAGGATATAGGAGCGCTAGGCTGATCCGTGGTCTTCACCCTTCCGGGCTCATCCCCGTTGTCATCGCAAACCTTAAAGATGCGGAGAGCCTGAGCCCCGATAAGCATGTAATCTACATATCGTCAACGGTCGGCTTGAGGAAGAGGGTCGAGCTCGAGAGGGTACTCAAGGAGAGAGGCTTCAGGATAGCGAATGAGAGGGGAGTGTCTTGA
- a CDS encoding 50S ribosomal protein L14, giving the protein MPKKLSYQRTRVAVGLQVGSRVKVADNSGAHEVMVIGVPGYKGRLRRVPSAGVGDLVIVSVKKGIPEMRKQIFPAVVVRQKRPFRRKDGTWVRFEENAVVIMTPEGTPKGTEIRGPVAKEAAERWPKIAALATLII; this is encoded by the coding sequence ATGCCAAAAAAACTCTCTTATCAGAGGACGAGAGTCGCGGTCGGGCTACAAGTGGGAAGCAGAGTCAAGGTTGCCGATAATAGCGGAGCACACGAGGTCATGGTGATCGGCGTTCCGGGCTACAAGGGAAGACTTAGAAGGGTGCCCAGCGCTGGGGTAGGCGATTTGGTCATCGTTAGCGTCAAGAAAGGCATCCCGGAGATGAGGAAGCAGATCTTCCCAGCAGTGGTTGTGAGACAGAAGAGACCTTTCAGGCGGAAGGATGGCACGTGGGTGAGGTTTGAAGAAAACGCCGTAGTGATAATGACGCCCGAGGGAACGCCCAAGGGAACGGAGATACGCGGGCCCGTGGCGAAGGAGGCGGCAGAGAGATGGCCTAAGATAGCCGCTCTGGCTACTCTGATAATCTAA
- the rpmC gene encoding 50S ribosomal protein L29, producing MKPDELRKLSTEDKRARLTEIRRELLKLRMQADLGTLSNPGKLRALRRTIARISTILREEERGRESSVGASREGRGSRV from the coding sequence GTGAAACCCGATGAGCTTAGAAAATTAAGCACGGAAGATAAGAGAGCTAGGCTAACCGAAATCAGACGAGAGCTCCTCAAATTGAGGATGCAGGCCGACCTAGGCACCCTTTCGAATCCTGGAAAGCTCCGCGCTCTGAGGAGGACGATAGCGAGGATCTCGACAATTTTGCGCGAAGAAGAGAGAGGAAGAGAGAGCTCCGTGGGAGCGAGTAGAGAGGGGAGGGGCTCGCGGGTATGA
- a CDS encoding 50S ribosomal protein L19e produces MTDYTLQKRLAAEILGVGISRIKVKIESDDDREALEGAITRDDVRRLLERGLIRVEPEKSNSRGRARENRERRREGRSRGPGKRKGKATARSDEKRAWIMRARKMRKYLKYLRDKGHIDRKTYRKYYMLVKGGKFSSLAALRLSLEKEVSRK; encoded by the coding sequence TTGACCGACTACACGCTACAGAAGAGGTTAGCTGCCGAGATCTTGGGAGTAGGTATTTCGAGGATTAAGGTGAAGATCGAGTCAGACGATGACCGCGAAGCATTAGAGGGAGCCATCACGCGAGACGACGTAAGGAGGCTCCTCGAGAGAGGTTTAATTCGCGTTGAGCCTGAGAAGTCGAACAGTCGGGGAAGAGCGAGAGAGAATAGAGAAAGGAGAAGAGAGGGCAGAAGCAGAGGGCCCGGCAAGCGTAAAGGCAAAGCCACAGCCAGGAGCGACGAGAAGAGAGCTTGGATCATGAGAGCTAGGAAAATGAGAAAATATTTGAAATATTTGAGAGATAAAGGTCACATAGATAGAAAAACATATAGAAAGTATTACATGCTTGTCAAAGGCGGGAAGTTCTCTAGCTTAGCCGCTCTGAGACTTTCTCTCGAGAAAGAAGTCTCTAGGAAATGA
- a CDS encoding 30S ribosomal protein S3, whose protein sequence is MKRYFIERGLTKVKIDEYMAKHFYRAGYVGVDIYKTPLGTRLVIYAERPAFIIGRRGQTIRTLGAFFERHFGLENPQLTIMPIENPDLNARVVAFRIVTALERGYHFRRVANAALKRIMAAGAVGAEITIAGKLTSERARHEKFRAGKIYKTGSQATLTTEKAVAHALLKPGIYGVKVVIVKPLKPEDYMALRAPEGASLSATEAEVSERETR, encoded by the coding sequence GTGAAGAGGTACTTCATTGAGAGAGGACTAACGAAGGTGAAGATCGACGAGTACATGGCAAAGCACTTCTACAGAGCTGGGTACGTTGGAGTTGATATTTACAAGACCCCTCTCGGCACGAGACTGGTCATATATGCCGAGAGGCCGGCCTTCATCATAGGGAGAAGAGGGCAGACCATAAGAACCCTCGGAGCCTTCTTCGAGAGACACTTCGGGCTCGAGAATCCCCAGCTCACGATTATGCCCATCGAGAATCCCGATCTCAATGCTCGCGTGGTGGCGTTCAGGATCGTCACGGCATTAGAGAGAGGCTATCACTTCAGGCGAGTCGCCAACGCCGCTCTCAAAAGGATAATGGCTGCGGGAGCCGTGGGAGCGGAGATAACGATTGCCGGGAAGCTCACGAGCGAGAGAGCTAGACACGAGAAGTTCAGGGCTGGTAAAATATACAAAACTGGGAGCCAGGCCACCCTGACGACGGAGAAGGCAGTAGCTCACGCGCTCCTCAAGCCTGGAATATATGGAGTTAAAGTAGTTATAGTGAAGCCTCTCAAGCCGGAAGACTATATGGCTTTGAGAGCCCCCGAGGGGGCGAGCCTCAGCGCTACGGAGGCGGAGGTGAGCGAGCGTGAAACCCGATGA
- a CDS encoding 30S ribosomal protein S14, which translates to MGKIRPPKPRIYGRGAVKCRRCGSHDSVIRRYGIYLCRQCFREVAFEMGFRKYM; encoded by the coding sequence ATGGGTAAAATCAGACCTCCCAAGCCCAGGATCTACGGGCGCGGAGCCGTTAAGTGTAGGAGGTGCGGTTCTCACGACAGCGTAATTCGTAGATACGGCATCTACTTGTGCAGGCAGTGCTTCAGGGAAGTAGCCTTCGAGATGGGCTTTAGGAAATACATGTAG
- a CDS encoding 30S ribosomal protein S8: MVAIDTLANALTAITNAEARAKREVVVYPASRLLIEVLRTLQRAGYIGEIEYIDDGRQGKVKVQLLGRINKAGAVKPRHSVKLAELVEMPQWLRRYLPARDMGLLVLSTPSGIMSHREALERRTGGVLVAYVY, translated from the coding sequence TTGGTAGCCATTGATACGCTCGCTAACGCGTTGACCGCTATAACGAACGCCGAGGCCAGGGCGAAGAGAGAGGTCGTAGTCTATCCCGCCTCGAGGTTGCTCATAGAGGTTCTGAGAACGTTGCAGCGAGCAGGTTACATTGGCGAAATCGAGTACATTGACGACGGGAGGCAAGGCAAAGTTAAAGTCCAACTGCTCGGGAGAATAAACAAAGCCGGAGCAGTGAAGCCGAGGCACAGTGTTAAGCTCGCCGAATTGGTCGAGATGCCCCAGTGGCTAAGGAGGTATCTACCTGCTAGGGATATGGGCCTCCTGGTCCTCTCGACCCCCTCAGGCATTATGAGTCACAGAGAGGCCCTCGAGAGAAGGACGGGCGGAGTGCTCGTGGCCTACGTTTATTGA
- a CDS encoding 50S ribosomal protein L22, giving the protein MKRWSYSIQLADEALVAKAVARDLPLSVKRLVNLARAIKGMRLEEARSFLELVAAGKQPVPHWRYKGKTAHHRGVSERWGVPQAKYPVKAARLLLKLLRNLEANAENKDLDLSRLRIIHVGVHKSYTLKRYMPRAFGRSTPKYKRHSHVEIVAVEA; this is encoded by the coding sequence GTGAAGAGGTGGTCCTATAGCATTCAGCTGGCCGATGAGGCGCTCGTCGCAAAGGCCGTGGCGAGGGATTTACCTCTATCCGTGAAGAGGCTCGTCAACCTAGCAAGGGCCATAAAGGGAATGAGGCTCGAGGAAGCTAGAAGCTTCTTAGAGTTGGTGGCCGCTGGTAAGCAGCCCGTCCCGCATTGGAGATATAAAGGGAAGACGGCTCACCACAGGGGCGTCTCTGAGAGGTGGGGGGTCCCCCAGGCCAAATATCCGGTTAAGGCCGCGAGGCTTCTGTTGAAGCTGCTGAGGAATCTTGAGGCTAACGCTGAGAACAAGGACCTCGACCTCTCCAGGTTAAGGATAATTCACGTGGGCGTCCATAAGAGTTATACGCTGAAGAGATACATGCCCAGGGCCTTCGGCAGATCCACGCCAAAGTACAAACGACACTCTCACGTAGAAATTGTGGCAGTAGAGGCGTGA
- a CDS encoding 50S ribosomal protein L18: protein MAKGPKYKVPRRRRREGKTNYRKRYIIILSGKPRLVIRRSNKYIEAKIVKSKPQGDEVLVAAHSIELVKKFGWKGSTSSTPAAYLVGYLVGLRALRCGVKEAVPDIGLHRPVPGARVFAVIKGSRDAGLSVPASEQVLPSPERIRGEHVAAYAELLERENPEALKVRFSLLLARGFHPKDYPKHFDETLRRIAEEEGAAAAKAQAASAEAAR from the coding sequence ATGGCTAAAGGCCCCAAATATAAGGTGCCCAGGAGGAGAAGGAGAGAGGGTAAGACGAACTATAGAAAGAGGTACATCATTATCTTATCTGGGAAACCGAGATTAGTAATAAGAAGAAGCAATAAATATATCGAAGCGAAAATAGTTAAAAGTAAGCCTCAAGGAGATGAGGTGCTCGTAGCCGCTCACAGTATAGAACTCGTCAAAAAATTCGGCTGGAAGGGGAGTACCTCATCTACGCCCGCCGCCTACTTAGTTGGATACCTCGTTGGGCTGAGGGCCCTTCGCTGTGGCGTGAAAGAAGCCGTCCCCGACATAGGGTTACACAGGCCTGTGCCCGGCGCAAGAGTGTTCGCCGTGATAAAGGGGTCTCGCGACGCAGGATTAAGCGTGCCAGCCTCAGAGCAGGTCCTCCCGAGTCCGGAGAGAATAAGAGGGGAGCACGTAGCAGCTTACGCCGAGCTCCTCGAGCGCGAGAACCCCGAGGCTTTGAAAGTCAGGTTCTCGTTGCTGCTGGCCCGCGGCTTTCATCCAAAAGATTACCCGAAGCACTTCGATGAGACACTGAGAAGGATAGCCGAGGAAGAGGGGGCCGCGGCCGCCAAGGCTCAAGCCGCGAGCGCAGAGGCAGCGAGGTGA
- a CDS encoding 50S ribosomal protein L30: MVILVEVEKTRPASAEKALLAIVRIRGSVNVRPEVERALRHLRLTRRYSMVIFPADKPGLEGMLRVASSWITWGEINREVLIEVLRRRGRVPGGARLTDEYVKSRLGLSGIEELADKLLSSELELHKLEAYVKPVFRLSPPRGGFKRTIKKPISSGGETGYRGNRINELILRML; this comes from the coding sequence GTGGTGATTCTAGTGGAGGTGGAGAAGACGAGACCTGCGAGCGCTGAGAAAGCGCTACTGGCTATAGTGAGGATCCGAGGAAGTGTAAACGTTAGACCGGAGGTGGAGAGGGCTCTGCGACATCTCAGATTGACAAGGAGATACTCAATGGTCATATTCCCCGCCGACAAGCCTGGTCTCGAAGGCATGCTCAGAGTGGCGTCTAGTTGGATAACATGGGGAGAAATCAACAGAGAGGTTCTAATCGAGGTTCTTAGAAGGCGCGGCAGGGTTCCTGGCGGAGCGAGGCTCACCGACGAATACGTGAAGAGTCGGCTCGGGCTCTCGGGCATCGAAGAGCTGGCGGATAAGCTCTTATCTAGCGAGCTAGAGCTCCACAAGCTTGAAGCATACGTAAAGCCAGTTTTCAGACTCTCTCCTCCGCGCGGAGGATTCAAAAGGACGATTAAAAAACCGATAAGTTCCGGCGGTGAGACAGGCTATCGGGGGAACCGCATCAACGAGCTCATATTGAGAATGCTGTAG
- a CDS encoding 30S ribosomal protein S19, with protein MSELEIPVEWRRFRYRGKSLEELLTMPMDDLVKLLPSRQRRSLLRGFTPAQVKLLQNLRKAKKRGKAVVKTHARDAIILPEFVGMTVAVYNGKEFVHVKIVPEMIGRRLGEFSPTTKIVHHGEPGLKATRSSMFVAMK; from the coding sequence ATGAGCGAGCTCGAGATCCCCGTAGAATGGAGGAGGTTCAGGTATCGAGGGAAGAGCCTAGAGGAGCTACTCACCATGCCGATGGACGATCTCGTAAAGCTTCTACCTTCGAGACAAAGAAGATCTCTCCTCAGAGGGTTCACACCGGCGCAGGTGAAGTTGCTACAAAACCTGAGAAAGGCGAAGAAAAGAGGGAAGGCTGTCGTTAAAACTCACGCGAGAGACGCTATAATTTTGCCCGAGTTCGTCGGCATGACGGTAGCCGTCTACAACGGTAAGGAGTTCGTTCACGTGAAAATAGTCCCAGAAATGATAGGTAGACGGCTGGGCGAATTCAGTCCAACAACGAAGATAGTTCATCACGGAGAGCCAGGCCTCAAAGCGACCAGGAGCTCAATGTTCGTCGCCATGAAGTAA
- a CDS encoding 50S ribosomal protein L6 translates to MTREVLYVMRSLRESRAIDIPSGVYVEVQGKRVTVRGPKGVLTRDFSHARKVSITLNEDKIIVETHFAGRKEKALVGSVAAHIKNMILGVTRGFRYKMKIISTHFPILIEVAKDEVLIKNFLGEKAPRRARVEEGVRVWVDGQDLILEGIDVERVGQTAANIESACKIRDKDRRVFMDGIYLYERGFAS, encoded by the coding sequence TTGACGCGCGAGGTGTTGTATGTTATGCGGAGCCTCCGAGAGAGCCGCGCAATAGACATTCCCAGCGGAGTTTACGTAGAAGTGCAAGGCAAAAGGGTCACCGTCCGGGGACCCAAGGGAGTGCTCACGCGCGACTTCAGTCACGCTCGCAAAGTCTCTATCACACTCAACGAGGATAAGATAATCGTCGAGACGCACTTTGCTGGACGAAAGGAGAAGGCTTTGGTTGGCTCCGTTGCCGCTCACATAAAAAACATGATCTTGGGAGTTACTAGAGGCTTCAGATATAAGATGAAGATAATCAGCACGCACTTCCCTATATTAATTGAAGTCGCGAAAGACGAGGTTCTGATAAAGAACTTCCTCGGTGAGAAGGCGCCGCGTAGGGCTAGGGTGGAGGAAGGAGTGCGGGTGTGGGTAGATGGGCAAGACCTGATCTTAGAGGGCATCGATGTTGAGAGGGTTGGGCAGACGGCCGCTAACATTGAGTCTGCCTGTAAAATCCGGGACAAAGATAGGAGAGTCTTCATGGACGGGATATATCTGTACGAGAGGGGATTCGCGAGTTGA
- the rplX gene encoding 50S ribosomal protein L24: MSFTKSSQPRKQRKALYEAPLHRRRKLMVAPLSKELREKYGIKRIPVRVGDIVRIVRGSFIGREGRVARVDLEDLRIYVEGVTRERSDGTPIMVPIHPSKVEIIKLELSDKARRKLVERLGKRAGEVE; this comes from the coding sequence TTGTCTTTCACGAAGTCATCACAACCTAGAAAGCAACGCAAAGCTCTTTACGAGGCGCCACTTCACCGAAGGCGCAAGCTCATGGTGGCCCCTCTCTCTAAGGAGCTGCGCGAGAAGTACGGAATAAAGAGGATCCCGGTCCGAGTGGGAGACATCGTGAGGATAGTGCGAGGATCCTTCATTGGGAGAGAGGGCAGAGTAGCTAGGGTCGATTTAGAGGACTTGCGGATATACGTCGAGGGGGTGACTAGAGAGAGGAGCGATGGGACCCCCATCATGGTTCCGATCCACCCGAGCAAAGTCGAAATAATTAAGCTCGAACTATCTGACAAGGCTCGAAGAAAACTCGTCGAGAGGCTGGGCAAGAGAGCAGGCGAGGTCGAGTAA
- a CDS encoding 30S ribosomal protein S5, with the protein MNLLSGDVLERRAEFSREEWVPRTKVGRLVKEGRITTIQELFEMNLPILEPEIIDYLVPNLKNEVIDIKIVQRQTDAGEVSRFRVTVVVGDEGGLVGVGSGKAKQLRDAIEKAIVDAKLNIIPVRRGCGSWECTCGRPHSLPFRVIGKCGSVRVTLYPAPRGTGLVIGDAGKVVLRLAGILDVWSKTLGNTRTTYNFARAVYDALRRTYALVTVEDWRAW; encoded by the coding sequence GTGAATCTCTTGAGTGGCGACGTCCTTGAGAGGCGCGCGGAATTCTCTCGAGAAGAGTGGGTGCCTAGGACTAAAGTTGGTAGATTAGTTAAAGAGGGGAGAATTACAACTATTCAAGAATTATTTGAAATGAATTTACCGATACTGGAACCAGAGATAATAGATTATCTCGTGCCTAACCTGAAGAACGAAGTTATCGATATCAAGATAGTCCAAAGACAGACAGACGCCGGCGAGGTGTCGAGGTTTCGTGTGACGGTAGTAGTAGGCGATGAGGGCGGCCTGGTCGGCGTGGGAAGCGGCAAGGCCAAGCAACTTCGCGACGCCATAGAGAAGGCAATAGTCGATGCCAAGCTGAATATCATACCGGTGAGGAGAGGTTGCGGTAGCTGGGAATGCACCTGCGGTAGACCCCATAGCCTCCCCTTTAGGGTAATAGGTAAGTGCGGAAGTGTTCGCGTCACTCTCTATCCGGCTCCGCGCGGCACGGGCTTAGTGATCGGGGACGCGGGCAAAGTCGTCCTAAGGTTGGCCGGCATCTTGGACGTGTGGTCCAAAACGCTCGGTAACACGAGGACCACGTACAACTTCGCTAGAGCGGTTTACGATGCGCTCAGAAGGACGTATGCTCTGGTGACGGTCGAGGACTGGAGAGCGTGGTGA